The Gordonia iterans DNA window CCTCGGCAAGGACGTCGAGATCCACGCCACCCCGGAGATGGCGCGGATGGAGATCGGCCGCTGGGTGCACATCGGCGACGGCAACTCGATCCGCTGCCACGAGGGGAGCCTGCGCATCGGGGACAAGACCGTCTTCGGCTGCAACAACGTCGTGAACGCCTACCTCGACATCGAGATCGGCGGTTCGACACTGGTCGCGGACTGGTGCTACATCTGCGACTTCGACCACGTCACCGACCACATCGGGATCCCGATCAAGGATCAGGGCATCGTCAAGGGCCCCGTCCGGATCGGCGCGGACACCTGGGTGGCCGCCAAGGTGTCGATTCTGCGGAACACCATCGTCGGGCGGGGCTGTGTCCTGGGGGCGCACGCCGTCGCCCGCGGGGTCATCGAGGACTACGGCATCGCGGTCGGCTCCCCGGCCCGCGTGGTGAAGAACCGGCTCACCGCCTGGGAAGAGGGTGCGCAGGAGCGCGCCGAACTCGAGCGCGCCCTGGCCGACATCGAGCGGAAGAAGGCGCACGCCGAGGCGAAGTCCCGCCCCGCCGACGCCTGAGTCCGGCTCCCGCGGCTCGCGGCGCCCGAAACGAGGGTGCCCGGCACCCCTGACTCGAAGTGGCACCCCCAGTCGAAGGTGCCACACCGAAACCACGGTGCCCGGCACCCTCAATTCGACCCGACGAGCAACCACGATGCCGCCACGACGACGCGCTGACTGACTGCGGCGCGCGATCGGGGCCG harbors:
- a CDS encoding acyltransferase, with product MTTMWNASYRSRWRAGLRRRDPDQARFLTMDSLRWIRRNKAWTPWYLVRYYRLARFRLANPHIILRGMVFLGKDVEIHATPEMARMEIGRWVHIGDGNSIRCHEGSLRIGDKTVFGCNNVVNAYLDIEIGGSTLVADWCYICDFDHVTDHIGIPIKDQGIVKGPVRIGADTWVAAKVSILRNTIVGRGCVLGAHAVARGVIEDYGIAVGSPARVVKNRLTAWEEGAQERAELERALADIERKKAHAEAKSRPADA